The Cystobacter fuscus DSM 2262 region GCGCGCAGGTAGGCGGCCAGCAGCGGGAAGGTGCGCTTGCCCTGCGCCAGGTCCGAGTCGGTGGGCTTGCCCACCACCGAGGACTGTCCGTACAGCCCCAGCAGATCGTCCCGCAGCTGGTAGGCCGTGCCCACGTAGCGGCCGAAGCGCTCCAGCTTGTTGATGATCTCCGGCGCCGAGCCGGACAGCATGGCCCCGCAGACCAGCGGCGCGGTGAAGCCGTAGAGCGCCGTCTTCAGGTAGGCCACGCGCAGCGCGTTGTAGATGGACAGCTCGGCCAGGGGCTGGTGCGGCAGCCGGATGTCCATGTACTGCCCGGCGGCGGTGTAGCGGCACACCTTGAGGAAGTAGCGCGTGGCCACGTCCGCTTCCGGCAGGTTGCAGCCCAGCATCACTTCCAGCGAGCGCCCGTAGAGGTGATCTCCGATGACGATCGCCAGGTTCTCGCCCAGGCGCCCCTCGCCGAGCATCTTGTGCAGCGCCGCGCCTCCGCGGCGGGTGTCGGCCTGATCCGCGACGTCGTCGTGGATGAGCATGAAGGTATGGAGCAGCTCGGTGGCCGCCGCGAACCGCCACAGCCCCGAGGGGGCGCGCGTGTCACCCCGACCCAGCGCGTAGCCCACCAGCACCAGGGCCGGCCGGATGCGCTTGGAGGGCCGCAGGCTGTAGCTGCGCACCTGCTCGAGCACCTTGTTCCACGCGGGATCCAGATGGCGTTCGTCCTCCAGCTCCAGGATCTGATGCAACACGACCTGGGTCTGGTACTGGACCGTCTTCGCCCACGACGTGAAGTCAACGGGGGAGGGGGGAGCCTGCTGCTGCTGCTCCGCCGCCGGCGCCTCGGCCTGGGTAGAAGACTTCCGCTCTTTCATGACCGAGTAGGGTGCACTCGAGGTTCCGCGCGTCGGCATTGTATCTTGCACTGCGGCCACCAGCGTCAGCATGTAGAACCTCCGGGGCGGACTTCGGGGATCAAGCTCGCCCCTCGGACATTCCTCGATATTTTACTATCAGAAAAATTTTCTTCGAGCAAACAACTTCTTCCGAAGGAAGGAATACTGCTGCTGAAATCGGCAAGGAAGAGCCCCGCTGTGGAAACGTAGCTTGGGTCACGCAATACCCGTGAGGTTCTTTCAGCGGCGGACGTTTCCCCGCTCCCGGAACGAACAAGCGGCCGAGCCCTCGAGGAGCCGCGGCCGCTTGGGTGTGGGCCCGAGTGAGCCTGAGTGGGGAACTGACTCAGGGGGCGTTCTTGAAGATGGCCATCACGTCCTTGAGCAGCTTGACGGACTCGGCATGGGGGCGCTGGAAGGCGTTGCGGCCCATGATGGAGCCGAAGCCGCCGCCGGCGGCGATCTGACGGATCTCCTCGAGCAGGTCCTCGGTCTTCTTGGACTCGCCGCCGGAGAAGATGACGATGCGCTTGCCGTTGAAGGCGGACTTCACCACGTCGCGGATGCGGTCGGCCATGGTGGCGGTGGGGATCTTGTACTGCTCGTAGACCTTCTTGGCCTCGGCCTGCTCGAGGAAGTCCTGGGGCGGCTTGACCTTGATGATGTGCGCGCCGAGCTGGGCGCTGATCTGCGCCGCGTAGGAGATGACGTCGATGCCCGTCTCGCCCTGCTTGCTCATGTTGCCGCGCGCGTACGCCCACACGATCGTGGGCAGGCCGTAGTCCTTGGCCTCGGCGATGATCTCCCGGAGATCCTCGTACATGGTGTTGCGCGCCCCGGAGCCCGGGTAGATGGTGTAGCCCACCGCGGTGCAGCCCAGGCGCACGGCGTCACGCACCGAGGAGGTGATGGCGGAGATGGGGTAGTCCGTCTTGGCCAGCGTGTCCGAGTTGTTCAGCTTGAGCACGAGCGGGATCTCGCCCATGTACTTGCCGGCCACCGCCTCCAGGAAGCCCAGGGGCGCGGCGTAGGCGTTGCAGCCCGAGTCGATGGCGAGCTGGATGTGATAGTCCGGATCATAGCCGGCCGCGTTGGGTGCGAAGGAGCGCGCCGGGCCGTGCTCGAAGCCCTGATCCACGGGCAGGATGACCAGCTTGCCGGTGCCCGCGAGCGTACCGGTGTTGAGCAGGCGGGCCAGGTTGGCCAGCGTGCCGGGGTTGTCGGACGGGTACCACGAGAGGATCTGCTTGACGCGATCGGTGTACGCCATGGGGTTCCTCGATAGGGGGCTCGACGCCCCGGGACTTGAATAGGCGGCGCGGATTCTTCCCACGCGAACGGCCCGCAACCAAGCGGATCATTCATTTCTTCGTCGCTCTGGTGTCTCTCTGCGGGAACGATTCAGCCTCCCGGGAATTCCAGGCGGGAGATGCCGCGCCGCGTCGAGCCGGATCCAGGGTATTCACGGGGCAACGGAGGGAAGTCCGTGGTGGAACGCAGGACATCGCGACGTGTCATGGGGCTGGGGTGGGTGCTCACCGCGACGTTGGCGGGAGCGCAGGTAGCGCCACCGCCCACCGCGCCCCCGGCGGTGCCCGTGCCCAACGGGCAGGTGGAGTCTCCCGCGGCGCCGGAGCTCATCCCCCAGGTGGGCGAGGCGGCGGAGCAGTCCGTGCCCGACGAGGGTCCGTCCTCGGCGCCCGGCGAGGTGAAGCGCACGCCGCTCACGCTGGAGCAGCTCGTGCGGCGCGCGCGCGAGCAGGACGCGCGGGTGGAGGCCGCGCGCGCGGAGCTGCGCCGGCTGCACGCGCTGCTGAGCGAGGCGCGCTGGGCGTGGTTTCCCAAGTTCGAGACCCGGGTGGGCCTGGGCGGCCCCATTCCCGAGGCCCGCAACGACGGCCTGGGCGGCCCTCCCACCACCCAGGCCTCGCTGGAGGGGGATCTCGACTTCGGCCGCATGGGCGTGACGGCGTTCGTCGAATCCAACGCCGTGCTGCCGCTCTACACCTTCGGAAAGCTCAAGGCCCTGGAGCAGGCCGCGGAGCAGGGCCCCGTCATCGGCAAGGCGCTCCAGGCGCGCGCCGAGGACGAGGCGGGGTTCCAGGCCGCGCAGGCCTTCTTCGGCTACCAGCTGGCGCGCTCGGGGCTCGCGCAGCTCGAGGAGACCTCCCAGCGGTTGGAGGACGCGGCCGGGCGCATCCAGGAGATGCTGACGGCCCAGTCCGATCAGGTGTCGAGGATGGACCTGTACAAGGTCGGCTACTTCCGCAAGCAGCTCGACGCGCGCCGGGCCCAGGCCGAGCAGGGCCGGCAGCTGGCGCTCGCCGCCATCCGCCTGCTCGCGGGCACCCCCGCGGACGAGCCCGTGGAGGTGGCCGAGGTGGAGCTGGAGCCGGAGGAGGCCGAGGCGCCGCCCGCGCTCGAGCAGGCCCTGGCCACGGCCGAGCGGCAGCGGCCGGAGCTCGCCGGCATCGCCGCGGGCATCCTCGCGCGCGAGAAGGAAGTGTTCATCCGCGAGCGCAGCTTCTATCCGGATCTCGGCCTCGCGGGCTTCCTCACCCTGCGCTTCACGTCGAGCGCCACGCGGCAGCGAGATCCCTTCGCCTACGATCCGTACAACGATCGGGAGGCGGGGGTGGGGCTGGTGGCGCGCTACACCTTCGACATCCCCGTGAAGCAGGCGCAGTTGGATCAATCCCGGGCGGAGCTGGACAAGCTCAAGGCGCAGCAGCGGCTGTTGTTCTCGGCCATCCGCCTGGAGGTGACCCAGGTGCACGGGGCGCTGGTGGCGGCGCGCGATCGCGCCCAGGCCCTCAGCCAGGCCGAGCGGGAAGCGCGGCGCTGGGTGACGGCGGCCCTGAGCGCGTTCGAGCTCGGCACGGGGGGCACGCGGGATCTCATCGAGGCGTTCACGGCGTTCGCCCAGGCGTCGGCCGATCGGGCCCAGAGCTGGCATGACTTCCAGGTGGCCCGGGCCCAATTGGATCGGGTCCTGGGCCGGGTCCCCGGCGCGCCGTGAATAACCCGGCCGCGCGGAGTGTCCTGGCCCTCATCGTCTCACCCTGTTTCACCCCTCAATGCCGGAGCCCCCATCCATGCTCGTCCCCCTGCTCACCGCCGTGCTCCTCACCGCCTCGCCTGGTCCGCTCGAGGTCGTGAAGGAGGGCAACACCAACGTCCAGAAGGTCGCCTCCGCCAAGGCGGCCACCGCGGAG contains the following coding sequences:
- a CDS encoding polyprenyl synthetase family protein → MKERKSSTQAEAPAAEQQQQAPPSPVDFTSWAKTVQYQTQVVLHQILELEDERHLDPAWNKVLEQVRSYSLRPSKRIRPALVLVGYALGRGDTRAPSGLWRFAAATELLHTFMLIHDDVADQADTRRGGAALHKMLGEGRLGENLAIVIGDHLYGRSLEVMLGCNLPEADVATRYFLKVCRYTAAGQYMDIRLPHQPLAELSIYNALRVAYLKTALYGFTAPLVCGAMLSGSAPEIINKLERFGRYVGTAYQLRDDLLGLYGQSSVVGKPTDSDLAQGKRTFPLLAAYLRATPEARQEMETLCIPGPKDETMLQRARELVEIHGGRSATERIIERSTNAAARILQTLPEAGGLKQMLRDLLQMLMIREA
- a CDS encoding class I fructose-bisphosphate aldolase; this encodes MAYTDRVKQILSWYPSDNPGTLANLARLLNTGTLAGTGKLVILPVDQGFEHGPARSFAPNAAGYDPDYHIQLAIDSGCNAYAAPLGFLEAVAGKYMGEIPLVLKLNNSDTLAKTDYPISAITSSVRDAVRLGCTAVGYTIYPGSGARNTMYEDLREIIAEAKDYGLPTIVWAYARGNMSKQGETGIDVISYAAQISAQLGAHIIKVKPPQDFLEQAEAKKVYEQYKIPTATMADRIRDVVKSAFNGKRIVIFSGGESKKTEDLLEEIRQIAAGGGFGSIMGRNAFQRPHAESVKLLKDVMAIFKNAP
- a CDS encoding TolC family protein, coding for MERRTSRRVMGLGWVLTATLAGAQVAPPPTAPPAVPVPNGQVESPAAPELIPQVGEAAEQSVPDEGPSSAPGEVKRTPLTLEQLVRRAREQDARVEAARAELRRLHALLSEARWAWFPKFETRVGLGGPIPEARNDGLGGPPTTQASLEGDLDFGRMGVTAFVESNAVLPLYTFGKLKALEQAAEQGPVIGKALQARAEDEAGFQAAQAFFGYQLARSGLAQLEETSQRLEDAAGRIQEMLTAQSDQVSRMDLYKVGYFRKQLDARRAQAEQGRQLALAAIRLLAGTPADEPVEVAEVELEPEEAEAPPALEQALATAERQRPELAGIAAGILAREKEVFIRERSFYPDLGLAGFLTLRFTSSATRQRDPFAYDPYNDREAGVGLVARYTFDIPVKQAQLDQSRAELDKLKAQQRLLFSAIRLEVTQVHGALVAARDRAQALSQAEREARRWVTAALSAFELGTGGTRDLIEAFTAFAQASADRAQSWHDFQVARAQLDRVLGRVPGAP